The following are encoded in a window of Halorarum salinum genomic DNA:
- a CDS encoding transcription initiation factor IIB family protein, producing the protein MYRASDEVENEEWLRDLRRAAESLDLSGEARSNATDLFLSHVPEADRSKPAMAAAALYAGALVAGDERSQTSVADAMGVTRLSVQQHWKPILEDAGFTPPTW; encoded by the coding sequence GTGTACCGGGCGAGCGACGAGGTGGAGAACGAGGAGTGGCTGCGGGACCTCAGGCGGGCGGCCGAGTCGCTCGACCTGTCGGGCGAGGCGCGGTCGAACGCGACGGACCTGTTCCTCTCGCACGTCCCCGAGGCCGACCGGTCGAAGCCCGCGATGGCGGCGGCGGCGCTGTACGCCGGGGCGCTCGTCGCCGGCGACGAGCGATCACAGACCAGCGTCGCCGACGCGATGGGCGTGACCCGGCTCTCGGTCCAGCAGCACTGGAAGCCCATCCTCGAGGACGCGGGGTTCACGCCCCCGACGTGGTGA